Genomic segment of Phaenicophaeus curvirostris isolate KB17595 chromosome 26, BPBGC_Pcur_1.0, whole genome shotgun sequence:
TTGCCCAGGTTGGTGACCACGTCGTCGAACTTGAGCACCTCGTAGCCCTCGTGGGGGTTCTTGAGGCCGGCGTAGAAGGCGACGCGGGGGACGGTGCTGTAGGTGGCGGCGCTGACGGCGCCCGCGGCCCCGGGACCCGGCGGCCCCGGCCGCCCCGCTTCGCCCCGcgcccccgccggccccggcgGCCCCGGCTCCCCCGGGGGGCCCGGCGGCCCCGGTTTGCCGGGTCGCCCCGGTTTGCCCTGCGGCCCCTGCACCAGCGTGGAGGGCGGCGGGAGGGGGCCGCGCTCGGCCGGctgcggcggcgggggggggggcggcggcggcggggccgtaGGGCTCGCAGACCATGCGGCAGGTGCCCAGCATCTCGTAGCGGCCGTCGGTGCCGGCGGAGCTCACCAGCACCGGGATGAGCACCACGAGCACCAGCACCATCACCACCCCCGCCGCGGCCGCCAGCAAAGTTTTGCGGCCCAGGCTGAGGCGGCGCCCGGGCGGGGGGCGCTGCCGGCCCGGGGCGGGAATGGTGCCGGCGGGGGGGAgcagggcggcggcggcgggggggggcaccgggggtggcggcggcggcggcggctccgctccGCTCCGCTGGCTCCGcgcgccccgcgcccgcccaggccacgcccccagccCGGGGGACACGCCCCCTTCgcacaggccacgccccccagCCGGGAGGACACGCCCCCTTCgcacaggccacgccccccagCCGGGAGGACACGCCCCCTTCgcacaggccacgcccccagtCGGGAGGACACGCCCCCTTCgcacaggccacgccccttaAAAGG
This window contains:
- the C1QL1 gene encoding LOW QUALITY PROTEIN: C1q-related factor (The sequence of the model RefSeq protein was modified relative to this genomic sequence to represent the inferred CDS: inserted 2 bases in 1 codon), coding for MVLVLVVLIPVLVSSAGTDGRYEMLGTCRMVCEPYGPAAAAPPPAAAAXAERGPLPPPSTLVQGPQGKPGRPGKPGPPGPPGEPGPPGPAGARGEAGRPGPPGPGAAGAVSAATYSTVPRVAFYAGLKNPHEGYEVLKFDDVVTNLGNSYDAASGKFTCAIPGTYFFTYHVLMRGGDGTSMWADLCKNGQVRASAIAQDADQNYDYASNSVILHLDAGDEVFIKLDGGKAHGGNNNKYSTFSGFIIYSD